tccaaatatatatatttattaatctttgtcatttttactgattacatttaattatatcTTTTCCAAATGACAATAACTTAAGACAAAATACTTAATCTATTAAATGACATAATTAAATGGATTAATGATCACAATTTAGAAATGCATTTTTATAagacgaaaataataaaatgaaaactaatAATCaacagtaatttaaatttataataaataaaataattataaggaatattgtatttatatttttgtcattgTATTTCTTGCAGAATAATATTTGAACATGAAGCTTCAAAATATGTGGACAACCCTTCAATCATATAGGTTGGAAGATCACAGGTTTCCAACAATGGTAGAAAACGTCGCCTTGTTATTGAGAACGATGACAGTAAATATCTACAAAGATAATAATGTTAAACGTAAgttaagaattattattaagttatctctaatatttaggtatttaaataGTACTAGTTACTATAGATATCTATAGAACTTTAAAGTGATCTTATTAGAAAAATCAATCTAAAACACTTTCAATAGGATCATGAAATAAAGCTGTAAATGCATGTAAATGAACTGAAATGAACGGCAACTATACTTTTTTCAGTCTAACAATAATGTTACACAGAGGAAAgattattttcttgtttgtttgtttgtagtcAGTAGTTATGTTACTTATTAGTtagtatatgtatttttatttttatttttatacaccaCAGTATCGTGGTATAAGTTCACATATTTTTTAAGCTTatggttgcctggtagagatcaCTACGACGTGATATGGTCGCCTTTTTGTATTATACTTCTCTTTTTTGTCtgttctatgttttttttttctttttgtggtTTGCATATAaagagtataaataaattagttagtctcttgataaaattatgatttctttttcttatattCAAAGGTGTATCCTGGTTCTACTACGTTATAATATTCGTCACCGGTATATGTTACATTTACGTTTATGTCTTCTCCATGTTGTGGATGCTGATCGTCCGCTATCGCTCAACCAAAAACTACACGGCAATGGCGGCTGCCATGTCACTCACCTTTTGCAACATTACTTGCATTACGAAATTTCTCTTCATGCTTGTGCATATGTAagtaaagcaataaataaatataacattgagTTTCTCATTGTTCATACGTATAAACAATAACACGTTTTGAAACCACCATCCacctaaaaaaatctttaaagtaCTCACACATACAGTGGAAACATATAGCTTCCAGACAGAACAGCTTCCACGTCATATTACTTAGTAGTAATATCTTCTCCTTCAGTCGTATTCCTCACATATGGGGATCGTGACCATCTCCATCCttgaatttcattttattgtgtCAAACCATCGTCCTATCTTCGAAttcattaatatatatttaataacgaTCAAAATACATTCAATATAGtcaacaacataataaaattccGTTTCACAATTACTTAgcatcaattaattttaattttcaatttgcaTCTTAGACAGCGTAAAAAGAAACCTTCTTTTTGAATCACTGCAACTATTTTAAACGACATTAAAACCCGTTGCctagtttaaaagatctaagcgtaCAAACTTTGACTGTAAaaatagattaattaatataaatcaattatttttgcagtcaaaacaaaatattaattttataaatttacttgCAGAAAACGTATAAGGATCACCGTTgaaaaatttctaaattatgaTGCAAAAATTGTACCAGGAACgagattttcaaaaaatttaagtaaatttctACGAGTGGTCAAGAAAAGAGCTCTTTCTATTTGGTTATTTTTAGTAACAAATGGTATAGTGTACATCATAATCCCTTTTTTAAAGCCTGGAAGAAATCTAACAGTCAATTTATATATCCTTTACGGTAagaacatgtttttttttatttacaagttatcagtcttgctaatttaattttaaaaaaaagagtggGAAAACGATACGTTAtccaaatatattcaaaatattaactttttggttgtttctttttaaaatttatgaaagCAGAATTTcgattttaaatggagattgcTTAGATATTTCAATTTCTCCTAAATCTGATTTTGAACTAACATTTAAGAACAAATGTTAGTTCAAAATCAGATTTAggagaaatttttttttcatgtttttaagACTGCACATTTCTTTGAAACAGGTTTAGAACCAATGCTGGAAACGCCTCATTATGAAATAGCTCATGTTGTTACTACCATAGCTGTAGTGTTCTGTGTATACCTAATGGTGAATGTAGCTGTATATGTGATAGTAATGATTGGGTACAATGAAGCTCAAATAAATACTTTAAGCGAAGAGGTAAACAATCTTTGGGGAGACAGTCAGAACTTCTACAACAGTCTCaagcataaaataaaagataaaaaatactcaatatATATAAAGGAAATAATTGTCAATGAGTATATACGAATACGTTTAAAAGATATAATCAATTATCATGTtacaaatattcattttttccaTGAGTTGAACCATGAATTTAGTGATACTTTGGCTATTGAATACGTCATAATGGCTATGGCGATAATAGCTGAATTGCTCGGAGGATTAGAAATTACGTATCTTCAAATACCTTACACGGTTGTTCAGCTGTACATGGACTGCCTGTCAGGGCAGAGATTGATTGACGCTTGCCGTGGATTTGAAGAAGCGCTGTACGGTTGCAAATGGGAAAGTTTCAACGCATCCAACCAGAGAACCATTCTGTTGATGCTTTTAATTTCACAAAAGACACTCTTGTTGTCAGCTGGCGGTATGgcaaatttgaattttgaatgtttaatgatgatatttaaatCGTCGTATTCAGTATACACGGCTTTGAAATCTAGACTTCagcattaaaatatttgaatttattttctgTGTTTCTATTCctacaaatttatattatactataatatacatatagtatgATGTGATTATATGGTATCTAATCACATCACAGTTTAGTAATATAACATTATTCTGTGATGTCTCTCAATGACTTCTAGGTTATAATCGAACGCAATCTTATAGAAATATCAAAGGAAAAACGTATTAGaggtagcattccgatcttggcgaccgcgacgtGCGACCAGCGACCGCGATAGGGTCGCCCAGCATACtacttagtatgaatttatatggagcactaaacaaataTGGTCGCGCAACGCGatctcgggctttgtttagtgctccatataaattcatacaaaGCAGTAGGTCGCGCGGTCGCTGGTCGCGGTCGCAGTCGCGCGTCttggtcgccaagaacggaaggctaCCATAAGAATAAACAGCATAAATCTTAGTAAAATGTGTGATTCATCATCTGATTAATTTTATGAGAAAAAAGTTTGTCGAAATGATGCCTATTCACAATCACTACCAAAAATACGCacgcacaaataatatataccaGGGTCCAATCGAACTTCAGGAATGTTCTAATACCTACACGTCATCATAACAGAATAAATAAAGGCTTGCAAAATGAAAGACAATccgtttatattataattattaatctaaaaatagaattaatgtataacatattttattacccATAAGCCGTGAGCCGCTTTTGATTTACACAATACACGTTACTTGAAGCTACGAGTATCAGTCATTTATTTCAGTCATCGACATGGTGGATTCGAAGTCACTGCAGTATTATATTATGCGACTATTTAACCCCATCATTACTATAACCCTGTGAAGGTGCTGAGGCAacaataaagtataaagtaagtacctaattatCAGAACTAAACAAGTAACATTAGTATttcctaaagtgtttttcagattgCATGGGTGACAGTCGTGTTGTCAAAATACGTACTTTCGTGAATtacggcaaactttcaagagtgaaacgaactgtcacacgcgccatcctacatgaaacgaactgtaatatGATCAAcataatttaacttaattattaaaaaaaagaaacttaaattttattaagatgatgaattaaaagaataataaaatctaaattttaatatgATCAACACAATAATGTAACTTAGATTAAATTAAGactaacaattatttttattaaaaaaacaccatCTTATtgttacatacataattttgtttgtacattGATCACCCAAAGGCAAGGAACACAATACG
This window of the Bicyclus anynana chromosome 19, ilBicAnyn1.1, whole genome shotgun sequence genome carries:
- the LOC112051848 gene encoding uncharacterized protein LOC112051848, coding for MAAAMSLTFCNITCITKFLFMLVHIKRIRITVEKFLNYDAKIVPGTRFSKNLSKFLRVVKKRALSIWLFLVTNGIVYIIIPFLKPGRNLTVNLYILYGLEPMLETPHYEIAHVVTTIAVVFCVYLMVNVAVYVIVMIGYNEAQINTLSEEVNNLWGDSQNFYNSLKHKIKDKKYSIYIKEIIVNEYIRIRLKDIINYHVTNIHFFHELNHEFSDTLAIEYVIMAMAIIAELLGGLEITYLQIPYTVVQLYMDCLSGQRLIDACRGFEEALYGCKWESFNASNQRTILLMLLISQKTLLLSAGGMANLNFECLMMIFKSSYSVYTALKSRLQH